One Tautonia marina DNA window includes the following coding sequences:
- a CDS encoding multicopper oxidase family protein has product MDDAENRRNFLKKGTAATVGTFGLSSATAGAQEARPEVDAPPPQQAPGPFDEYSRTRSSYGGPPDSDRFFGKLVPGRRGSDQPPVPFEMPDVVTLPWRMVDGVKEYRIVCEHVRRELLPGYWMDLWGYNGSVPGPTIEANQGDRVRLIVENRLPEPTTVHWHGLELPIQYDGPPHLVQDPIEPGGTFVYEFDLHQAGTFFYHSHIAMQEAIGMVGYFIIHPARAFDPPVDRDIGLIFQNYFIPPNQTVPNTMAMEWNWHTINGRSGPYSTPIVVRHGDRVRLRILDFSPMQHHPIHLHGHTFWITGREGARIPTSAWQARNTELIAVAQATDLEFVANNPGDWLLHCHMVHHMMNHMVKQVGPRIRDGVDVTRYFGSPDDRPRPVLSRSAAAQVDPGYPQMMMGMEMTDAQMHAITNRRETLGMRKGWPRALAGLMTVVRVLPDDLFDRVMHSDEDIPPGSIFDELVRRTSS; this is encoded by the coding sequence ATGGACGATGCCGAAAACCGCCGCAATTTCCTGAAGAAGGGCACGGCCGCGACGGTCGGGACATTCGGGCTCTCCTCGGCCACCGCCGGCGCCCAGGAGGCTCGGCCCGAGGTCGACGCCCCTCCCCCCCAGCAGGCCCCCGGGCCGTTCGACGAGTATTCGCGAACCCGGTCGAGCTATGGCGGCCCGCCCGACTCCGACCGCTTCTTCGGCAAGCTCGTGCCGGGCCGTCGGGGCTCAGATCAACCGCCGGTGCCGTTCGAGATGCCCGACGTGGTCACGCTCCCCTGGCGAATGGTGGACGGGGTCAAGGAGTACCGGATCGTCTGCGAACACGTCCGCCGCGAGCTGCTTCCCGGTTACTGGATGGACCTTTGGGGCTACAACGGCAGCGTCCCCGGCCCGACGATCGAGGCCAACCAGGGCGACCGCGTCCGCTTGATCGTCGAGAACCGCCTGCCCGAGCCGACCACCGTCCACTGGCACGGCCTGGAGCTGCCCATCCAGTACGACGGCCCCCCGCACCTGGTGCAAGACCCGATCGAGCCCGGCGGCACCTTCGTCTACGAGTTCGACCTGCACCAGGCCGGCACCTTCTTCTACCATTCGCATATCGCGATGCAAGAAGCGATCGGGATGGTCGGCTACTTCATCATCCACCCCGCCCGCGCCTTCGACCCCCCGGTCGACCGCGACATCGGCCTGATCTTCCAGAACTACTTCATCCCGCCCAATCAGACCGTGCCCAACACCATGGCGATGGAGTGGAACTGGCACACCATCAACGGCCGGAGCGGCCCCTACTCTACCCCGATCGTCGTTCGCCACGGCGACCGCGTCCGTCTCCGCATCCTCGACTTCAGCCCCATGCAGCACCACCCGATCCACCTGCACGGCCACACCTTCTGGATCACCGGACGCGAAGGGGCCCGCATCCCCACCTCGGCCTGGCAAGCGCGCAACACCGAGCTGATCGCTGTCGCCCAGGCCACCGACCTCGAATTCGTCGCCAACAACCCCGGCGACTGGCTACTGCACTGCCACATGGTTCATCACATGATGAATCACATGGTCAAACAGGTCGGCCCCCGCATCCGCGACGGCGTGGACGTGACCCGATACTTCGGCTCGCCCGACGACCGGCCGAGGCCCGTGCTCTCCCGATCAGCCGCCGCCCAGGTCGATCCCGGATATCCGCAAATGATGATGGGCATGGAGATGACCGACGCCCAGATGCACGCCATCACCAACCGCCGCGAGACCCTCGGCATGCGTAAGGGCTGGCCTCGCGCCCTGGCCGGTCTGATGACGGTCGTCCGCGTCCTTCCCGACGACCTCTTCGACCGCGTGATGCACTCCGACGAGGACATCCCCCCCGGCTCCATCTTCGACGAGCTCGTCCGTCGCACCAGCTCATGA